The proteins below come from a single Streptomyces sp. B3I8 genomic window:
- a CDS encoding citrate synthase 2, protein MSDFVPGLEGVVAFETEIAEPDKEGGALRYRGVDIEELVGQVSFGNVWGLLVDGAFNPGLPPAEPFPIPVHSGDIRVDVQSALAMLAPVWGLKPLLDIDADQAREDLARAAVMALSYVAQSARGQGRPMVPQREIDKAHSITERFMIRWRGEPDPKHVAAVDAYWSSAAEHGMNASTFTARVIASTGADVAAALSGAVGAMSGPLHGGAPSRVLGMIEEIERTGDAVGYVKRALDRGERLMGFGHRVYRAEDPRARVLRRTARELGAPRFEVAEALEKAALEELHNRRPDRVLATNVEFWAAIMLDFAEVPAHMFTSMFTCARTAGWSAHILEQKRTGRLVRPSARYVGPAPRSPHEVPGYEDIPADRAGTR, encoded by the coding sequence ATGTCCGACTTCGTACCCGGGCTCGAAGGAGTCGTCGCGTTCGAGACGGAGATCGCCGAGCCGGACAAGGAGGGCGGGGCGCTCCGGTACCGCGGTGTCGACATCGAGGAACTGGTCGGCCAGGTGTCCTTCGGGAACGTCTGGGGCCTGCTCGTCGACGGCGCCTTCAACCCCGGTCTGCCGCCCGCCGAGCCGTTCCCGATCCCCGTGCACTCCGGTGACATCCGGGTGGACGTGCAGTCCGCGCTGGCCATGCTGGCACCGGTGTGGGGGCTCAAGCCGCTGCTCGACATCGACGCCGATCAGGCGCGCGAGGACCTCGCCCGCGCCGCCGTGATGGCGCTGTCGTACGTCGCCCAGTCCGCGCGCGGCCAGGGCAGGCCGATGGTGCCGCAGCGGGAGATCGACAAGGCGCACTCGATCACCGAGCGGTTCATGATCCGCTGGCGCGGCGAGCCGGACCCCAAGCACGTGGCCGCCGTCGACGCGTACTGGAGCTCGGCCGCCGAGCACGGCATGAACGCCTCCACGTTCACCGCCCGCGTCATCGCCTCCACCGGCGCCGACGTGGCCGCCGCGCTGTCCGGCGCGGTCGGGGCCATGTCGGGTCCGCTGCACGGAGGGGCGCCCTCGCGGGTCCTCGGCATGATCGAGGAGATCGAACGCACCGGCGACGCCGTCGGCTACGTCAAGCGCGCCCTCGACCGCGGCGAGCGCCTGATGGGCTTCGGGCACCGGGTGTACCGGGCGGAGGACCCGCGCGCCCGGGTGCTGCGGCGGACGGCGCGGGAGCTGGGGGCGCCCCGGTTCGAGGTCGCCGAGGCGCTGGAGAAGGCGGCCCTGGAGGAACTGCACAACCGCCGCCCCGACCGGGTGCTGGCCACGAACGTGGAGTTCTGGGCCGCGATCATGCTGGACTTCGCGGAGGTCCCGGCGCACATGTTCACGTCGATGTTCACGTGCGCCCGCACGGCCGGCTGGTCGGCGCACATCCTGGAGCAGAAGCGCACCGGCCGCCTGGTCCGTCCGTCGGCCCGCTACGTCGGCCCGGCGCCGAGGAGCCCGCACGAGGTGCCGGGATACGAGGACATCCCGGCCGACCGGGCGGGGACGCGGTAG
- a CDS encoding metal-dependent transcriptional regulator, with product MSGLIDTTEMYLRTILELEEEGVVPMRARIAERLDQSGPTVSQTVARMERDGLVSVAPDRHLEFTDEGRRLATRVMRKHRLAECLLVDVIGLEWEQVHAEACRWEHVMSEAVERRVLELLRHPTESPYGNPIPGLEELGEKDGTVPFLDEGMVSLADLDPGLEGKTVVVRRIGEPIQTDAQLMYTLRRAGVQPGSVVSVTESAGGVLVGSSGEAAELESEIASHVFVAKR from the coding sequence ATGTCCGGACTGATCGACACCACGGAGATGTATCTCCGCACCATCCTCGAGCTCGAGGAAGAAGGCGTCGTGCCCATGCGCGCCCGTATCGCCGAGCGGCTCGACCAGAGCGGGCCGACGGTCAGCCAGACGGTGGCGCGCATGGAGCGCGACGGGCTGGTGTCCGTCGCGCCCGACCGGCACCTGGAGTTCACCGACGAGGGGCGCCGCCTGGCCACGCGTGTCATGCGCAAGCACCGGCTCGCGGAGTGCCTGCTCGTCGACGTGATCGGGCTGGAGTGGGAGCAGGTGCACGCGGAGGCCTGCCGCTGGGAGCACGTGATGAGCGAGGCGGTCGAGCGCCGCGTGCTGGAGCTGCTGCGGCACCCCACCGAGTCGCCGTACGGCAACCCGATCCCGGGTCTGGAGGAGCTGGGCGAGAAGGACGGCACGGTTCCGTTCCTGGACGAGGGCATGGTCTCGCTCGCCGACCTCGACCCGGGGCTGGAGGGCAAGACGGTGGTCGTACGGCGCATCGGCGAGCCGATCCAGACGGACGCGCAGCTCATGTACACGCTGCGCCGGGCGGGCGTGCAGCCCGGCTCGGTGGTCAGCGTGACGGAGTCCGCCGGTGGTGTCCTGGTCGGCAGCAGTGGGGAGGCGGCCGAACTGGAGTCGGAGATCGCCTCGCACGTCTTCGTGGCCAAGCGCTGA
- a CDS encoding transporter: MTTTPSTAAPAEPGTVALTPVVVRLKLSLLRNGLRQSAGRRAVYVTSLVVVSLFAVLQLIGLTALRGHAHADSVAVLLLAVLGLGWAVMPLFFPGGDETLDPTRLVMLPLRPRPLVRALLMASLVGIGPLFTLCLLAGSVVSVAHGAAAYVVGVVAVVLGLLVCVALARAVAAANIRLLTSRKGRDLAVLSGLVIAVGAQFVNFGAQRLGSAGGLEPLDPVAAVLRWVPPAAAIGAVDSVSDGAYGVAAAQLLLSAAVLAGLLALWTRTLTRLMTAPDASTLDAAEPSAREKAGRAGGPARWLPAGRTGTVVERGLRYVWRDPKTKSAWATSLAIGLIVPVFNALQGTGSVYFACFASGMLGIQMYNQFGQDTSAFWTVAMTISSPRDALAELRGRALALLLITVPYTTLVTALTTALLGARAKLPEVLGLSFALLGAMLATGAWASARFPYSIPQEGYKNVVPGQVGVAWVSIFGGMVAAALLSAPVVAATIWLNVSDGDDDWAWLLLPAGAAYGAGLTVLGLRLAAPRTAARLPEILMAVSKG, encoded by the coding sequence GCTGCGGCAGTCCGCGGGGCGCCGGGCCGTCTACGTCACCTCCCTCGTCGTCGTCTCGCTGTTCGCCGTGCTCCAGCTCATCGGATTGACCGCGCTGCGCGGCCATGCGCACGCCGACTCCGTCGCCGTCCTGCTGCTCGCCGTGCTGGGCCTGGGCTGGGCGGTGATGCCGCTGTTTTTCCCCGGCGGCGACGAGACCCTCGACCCGACCCGGCTGGTGATGCTGCCGCTGCGGCCCCGCCCGCTGGTCCGGGCCCTGCTGATGGCGTCCCTGGTGGGCATCGGCCCGCTGTTCACGCTGTGCCTGCTGGCGGGCTCGGTGGTCTCCGTGGCGCACGGGGCAGCGGCGTACGTCGTCGGCGTCGTCGCGGTGGTCCTGGGGCTGCTGGTGTGCGTGGCCCTCGCCCGCGCGGTGGCCGCCGCGAACATCCGGCTGCTGACCAGCCGCAAGGGCCGCGATCTCGCGGTGCTCAGCGGGCTGGTGATCGCGGTGGGCGCCCAGTTCGTCAACTTCGGGGCGCAGCGGCTCGGCTCGGCGGGCGGTCTGGAACCGCTCGACCCGGTGGCCGCCGTCCTGCGCTGGGTGCCGCCCGCCGCCGCGATCGGCGCGGTGGACTCGGTGAGCGACGGCGCGTACGGCGTCGCGGCGGCCCAGTTGCTGCTGTCGGCGGCGGTGCTCGCGGGGCTGCTGGCGCTGTGGACGCGGACGCTGACCCGGCTGATGACCGCCCCCGACGCCTCCACCCTGGACGCCGCCGAGCCGAGCGCCCGCGAGAAGGCCGGACGCGCGGGCGGCCCGGCCCGGTGGCTCCCCGCCGGGCGCACCGGCACGGTCGTGGAACGCGGCCTGCGGTATGTGTGGCGGGACCCCAAGACCAAGTCGGCCTGGGCGACCTCCCTGGCCATCGGCCTGATCGTGCCCGTCTTCAACGCCCTCCAGGGCACCGGCTCGGTCTACTTCGCGTGCTTCGCCTCCGGGATGCTCGGCATCCAGATGTACAACCAGTTCGGCCAGGACACCTCCGCGTTCTGGACGGTCGCCATGACGATCTCCTCCCCCCGGGACGCCCTCGCCGAACTGCGCGGCCGGGCCCTGGCGCTGCTGCTGATCACCGTGCCGTACACGACCCTCGTCACCGCCTTGACCACGGCACTGCTCGGCGCCCGGGCGAAGCTGCCGGAGGTGCTGGGGCTGTCGTTCGCGCTGCTGGGGGCGATGCTGGCGACGGGGGCATGGGCGTCGGCGCGGTTCCCGTACTCCATCCCGCAGGAGGGCTACAAGAACGTGGTCCCCGGGCAGGTGGGCGTCGCCTGGGTCTCGATCTTCGGGGGCATGGTCGCGGCGGCGCTGCTGTCCGCGCCGGTCGTCGCGGCCACGATCTGGCTGAACGTGAGCGACGGCGACGACGACTGGGCCTGGCTCCTGCTCCCGGCGGGCGCGGCGTACGGCGCCGGCCTGACGGTGCTGGGTCTGCGTCTGGCGGCCCCGCGCACGGCCGCCCGGCTCCCGGAGATCCTCATGGCCGTGAGCAAGGGCTGA
- a CDS encoding PAS domain-containing protein, translating to MSASRHSGTTDELGPDEPEPTGHGGGPRPPDHDGPDPGPESPGPDGSDLLAALLDGMDAALCAFDADGVVTHWNREAERILGWTAAEAVGRQGFAGWAARSADAEEVERRLMSAMRAPGRQVHEFALVTKDGGRVLVRTQSAAVRGPDGTPAGVYCAFSEVHTQIDLERSIALSEALLEDAGWGVVLVDADLRPAVVNTHAARLLGVGRTSVLGRPLGELLAQGVEELESALAHVLGEGAPPAPADMWVSIRTPEGEQRRCWRNGFLRLASPLAEEPVPLGVGWLFQDVTEARQREQEASQTRFRANQSHRAARTAAECEDPWEAATVHLDFALAGFADHALIDRVAGGPAADDPEVPVRLVRAASTPSGTPGPSVLAGAAGLPMHYGETHPAVQCAERNGSVRASAGRADAERAREWARSRQWPQDTVHALCAVLRNRGRTLGVVTFLRSGARAPFERPDALYAEDVAARIALCLDLATTTDERKPD from the coding sequence GTGAGTGCTTCCCGGCATAGTGGGACCACCGACGAGCTGGGGCCCGACGAGCCCGAGCCCACCGGTCATGGCGGCGGTCCCCGCCCTCCCGATCACGACGGACCGGACCCCGGGCCCGAATCCCCGGGCCCGGACGGCTCCGACCTGCTCGCCGCCCTCCTGGACGGCATGGACGCCGCCCTGTGCGCCTTCGACGCGGACGGTGTCGTCACCCACTGGAACCGCGAGGCCGAGCGCATCCTGGGCTGGACGGCGGCCGAGGCCGTCGGCCGGCAGGGCTTCGCCGGCTGGGCGGCGCGCAGCGCCGACGCCGAGGAGGTCGAGCGGCGGCTGATGTCCGCGATGCGCGCGCCCGGCCGCCAGGTGCACGAGTTCGCGCTGGTCACCAAGGACGGCGGCCGGGTCCTCGTCCGCACCCAGTCCGCCGCCGTACGGGGCCCGGACGGCACGCCCGCCGGCGTGTACTGCGCGTTCAGCGAGGTGCACACGCAGATCGACCTGGAGCGGTCCATCGCGCTGAGCGAGGCGCTGCTGGAGGACGCCGGCTGGGGCGTGGTCCTCGTCGACGCCGATCTGCGGCCCGCCGTCGTCAACACGCACGCCGCCCGGCTGCTGGGCGTCGGCCGCACCTCGGTGCTCGGCCGGCCGCTGGGCGAGCTGCTCGCGCAGGGCGTGGAGGAGCTGGAGAGCGCGCTGGCCCACGTGCTCGGCGAGGGCGCGCCGCCCGCGCCCGCCGACATGTGGGTGAGCATACGGACCCCGGAGGGCGAGCAGCGGCGCTGCTGGCGCAACGGCTTCCTGCGGCTGGCCTCGCCGCTCGCCGAGGAGCCGGTGCCACTGGGGGTCGGCTGGCTGTTCCAGGACGTCACCGAGGCGCGGCAGCGCGAGCAGGAGGCGTCGCAGACCCGGTTCCGGGCCAACCAGTCGCACCGTGCGGCGCGGACCGCCGCGGAGTGCGAGGACCCGTGGGAGGCGGCCACCGTCCACCTGGACTTCGCCCTCGCCGGCTTCGCCGACCACGCGTTGATCGACCGCGTCGCCGGCGGCCCGGCGGCCGACGACCCCGAGGTGCCGGTGCGGCTGGTCCGGGCCGCGTCGACCCCGTCGGGCACCCCCGGTCCCAGCGTCCTCGCGGGCGCGGCCGGGCTGCCGATGCACTATGGGGAGACGCATCCGGCGGTGCAGTGCGCGGAGCGGAACGGCTCGGTGCGGGCGAGCGCCGGCCGGGCCGACGCGGAACGGGCCCGCGAGTGGGCCCGCTCCAGGCAGTGGCCGCAGGACACGGTGCACGCACTGTGCGCGGTGCTGCGCAACCGGGGGCGCACGCTCGGCGTGGTGACGTTCCTGCGCTCCGGTGCCCGCGCCCCCTTCGAGCGCCCCGACGCCCTCTACGCGGAGGACGTGGCGGCCCGCATCGCCCTGTGCCTGGACCTGGCGACGACGACGGACGAACGCAAGCCGGACTGA
- a CDS encoding SIS domain-containing protein: MSQGTGGVDGPGERFLDAAIELLRQVRDEDTDEIAAAGELIADTVVAGGRLFAFGAGHSSLAAQDVVYRAGGLALMNLLTVPGVTGVDVLPATLGSALERVDGLAAAVLDVGPLRAGDLLVIISLSGRNALPVEMATHARARGVKVIGVTSVAYAEQTTPRNPSGTFLKDHCDVVLDSRIPLGDTVLTQDGIDAPFAPASTVVTSALMQAMIATAAGTLADRGLTPPMLRSGNVDGGLEWNDHVFDTYADRIFYRH; this comes from the coding sequence ATGAGCCAGGGGACGGGGGGCGTGGACGGGCCGGGCGAGCGGTTCCTCGACGCCGCGATCGAACTGCTGCGGCAGGTGCGGGACGAGGACACCGACGAGATCGCCGCGGCCGGCGAGCTGATCGCCGACACCGTCGTCGCCGGCGGCCGCCTCTTCGCCTTCGGCGCCGGGCACTCCTCGCTGGCCGCGCAGGACGTCGTCTACCGGGCCGGCGGGCTGGCCCTGATGAACCTGCTCACCGTGCCCGGGGTGACGGGCGTCGACGTGCTGCCCGCGACGCTGGGCTCGGCGCTGGAACGCGTCGACGGCCTCGCCGCCGCCGTGCTCGACGTCGGCCCCCTGCGCGCCGGCGACCTGCTGGTGATCATCTCCCTCTCCGGCCGCAACGCCCTCCCCGTCGAGATGGCGACCCACGCCCGCGCGCGCGGCGTGAAGGTCATCGGCGTGACCTCGGTGGCGTACGCGGAGCAGACCACCCCCCGCAACCCCTCCGGGACGTTCCTCAAGGACCACTGCGACGTCGTCCTCGACTCGCGCATCCCGCTCGGCGACACCGTCCTGACCCAGGACGGCATCGACGCCCCCTTCGCCCCCGCCTCCACGGTGGTCACCAGCGCGCTGATGCAGGCGATGATCGCCACGGCCGCCGGCACCCTCGCCGACCGCGGCCTCACCCCGCCCATGCTCCGCTCCGGCAACGTCGACGGCGGCCTCGAATGGAACGACCACGTCTTCGACACGTACGCCGACCGCATCTTCTACCGGCACTGA
- the pdxH gene encoding pyridoxamine 5'-phosphate oxidase, with protein sequence MRAHYRAEGLDETELAAHPMDQFDRWFAQAARAAVRGMLYEPNAMVVSTADAEGRPSSRTVLMKGYDTHGFVFYTNYDSRKGRELAANPHVSLLFPWHPVARQVIVTGTAHRTGRDETAAYFRTRPHGSRLGAWASAQSTVIPSRTVLETAYEDLGARYPEGEQVPVPPYWGGFRVVPHTVEFWQGRANRLHDRLRYTAAADGTWHVERLSP encoded by the coding sequence ATGCGGGCCCACTACCGCGCCGAGGGACTCGACGAGACAGAGCTCGCGGCCCACCCCATGGACCAGTTCGACCGCTGGTTCGCCCAGGCGGCACGGGCGGCCGTGCGGGGCATGCTCTACGAACCCAACGCCATGGTGGTCTCCACCGCCGACGCCGAGGGCCGCCCCAGCTCCCGCACGGTCCTGATGAAGGGCTACGACACCCACGGCTTCGTCTTCTACACCAACTACGACTCCCGCAAGGGCCGTGAGCTGGCCGCCAACCCACATGTCTCGCTGCTGTTCCCCTGGCACCCGGTGGCCCGCCAGGTGATCGTCACCGGCACCGCGCACCGCACCGGCCGCGACGAGACCGCCGCCTACTTCCGCACCCGCCCGCACGGCTCACGCCTCGGCGCCTGGGCGAGCGCCCAGTCCACGGTGATCCCCTCCCGCACGGTCCTGGAGACGGCGTACGAGGATCTGGGTGCCCGCTATCCGGAGGGCGAGCAGGTCCCGGTGCCGCCGTACTGGGGCGGCTTCCGCGTCGTCCCGCACACGGTCGAGTTCTGGCAGGGCCGCGCCAACCGCCTCCACGACCGCCTCCGCTACACAGCGGCTGCGGACGGCACCTGGCACGTGGAGCGGCTGAGCCCCTGA